The [Clostridium] celerecrescens 18A genomic sequence GGGCAGGTATAAAGAACAGGCTCTCCGCCCTGTTTCTTTGCTTTGGGTGCCTCCGGCTCCCTGATCTTCTTTTCTTCCTTAGGCTCCTGTGGCTCCCCGCTCTCTGTTTCTTTCTGGTTGAATTCTGATAAGCAGTATTCACAAGCATATTTCTGCTTTTTCGGATCAAAGATAAGCGGCCCGCCGCAATTTGGACATTTATAGCTTATGATCTCACTCATGGTCTTGGTTTTCCACACTCCGAACAAAATCTGCCATTGTTTACAGTTTTACATTCACAGGTCCATGTTCCAGCCGGCTTTGGATTTCCGCATTCCGGACAGAATTTTCCTGTATTCACACTTCCGCAGCCGCAGGTCCATTGGCTTTCTGAAGGACTTTCGGCCTTACCCACTCCGCTTGCCGGAGTCCGTTCGCTGGAATTTTCCTGCTGGGCCCGGTTCATCTGCATCTGCTGATAATTGGCATTTGAAGCTGCTCCCATAAAGCCTCCGCCTGTGTTCATTCCCATGTTCATGCCCATAAAACCAGCCATGGAACCATTGGCATTGCTCCCTGCCGCTTCAAGACCTCTGGCCACCGCTCCCTGCACATAGCCCTCCCTGACCCCGGGATCACTTAACATGGCCCCCTGGTTGCGCATCTGGATCAGCTTCTTTGATTCCTCATCATAGGAAATACTGGCGATTCCAACGGACTGGATCTCGATACCTCTCTGGTCCTTCCACTGGTCATCAAGGACACCCGCCATATACTGACCCAGTTCTCTTCCTTTTGAAGCTACATAGGAGATCCGGATACCATCGGCGGACATCTGGTTGATCGATGACTGAAGAGCCTCTAAAAATTCAGATAAATACTGGGCATTGATATCATCCACCTCGACCCGGGAAGCATTTTTCGGTATGGCTTCCCCATAGAACATCAGAGGGTCCGTCACCTTGATGGAATATGTTCCGTGGGCCCGTAAAAACAATTCCGCATTATAAAACTGATCGAAATAATTGATGGGATTGGGGGTACCGAACTTAATCCCTTTAATCTCCTGTAAATTGATGAAATACACCCTCTGGGAAGTGGGCGTCTGTCCGCCGAAGCGGATCCGGTCAAAGGATTCCTTTATGGCTTCATCAAACTGACCGTTAAAAAGGGACGGAAGGGAAGAATTTTTCACAGTAAAATAGCCTGGTTCTCCGGTGTAATCAATCACCTTTCCGCCATCGACCAAAATCATGAACTGATTGGGGTAAACATGAATGACGGAACCATCAGATACCGTATATTCTGTGCTCTTTGTATTGGATCCCTTCCGGATCTTCACTCCGCTGGTGAATACGGTCTGATCTCCCATATTGCCTGCTTCTATCACTTCAAGCCACTGGTCTGCCAGTGAACCTCCTACTGCGGTAGTAAGTGCCTTAACAATTCCCATGTCATTTCCTCCTTAACGGTTTTTATTCGATGAGT encodes the following:
- a CDS encoding SPFH domain-containing protein, yielding MGIVKALTTAVGGSLADQWLEVIEAGNMGDQTVFTSGVKIRKGSNTKSTEYTVSDGSVIHVYPNQFMILVDGGKVIDYTGEPGYFTVKNSSLPSLFNGQFDEAIKESFDRIRFGGQTPTSQRVYFINLQEIKGIKFGTPNPINYFDQFYNAELFLRAHGTYSIKVTDPLMFYGEAIPKNASRVEVDDINAQYLSEFLEALQSSINQMSADGIRISYVASKGRELGQYMAGVLDDQWKDQRGIEIQSVGIASISYDEESKKLIQMRNQGAMLSDPGVREGYVQGAVARGLEAAGSNANGSMAGFMGMNMGMNTGGGFMGAASNANYQQMQMNRAQQENSSERTPASGVGKAESPSESQWTCGCGSVNTGKFCPECGNPKPAGTWTCECKTVNNGRFCSECGKPRP